One stretch of Armigeres subalbatus isolate Guangzhou_Male chromosome 2, GZ_Asu_2, whole genome shotgun sequence DNA includes these proteins:
- the LOC134211356 gene encoding carboxypeptidase B1-like, whose amino-acid sequence MIPRIIVPLLAVLAVVAARRSYEGYKVYGVVQETAEEAEILHQIQLANPDLDFWHLSKQLGDEAKVLVAPKDQRSFLIKLVKNGLHYQEIIPNVESTIAPYSEPLQRGIHKDGNILNSYLRHDEINAYLQALALKHSSLVKVQEAGTSHEGRSIKTITINDKPGNAVVFLDAGIHAREWIAPSTALYAIQQLVENANENQDVLSNLTWVIMPVVNPDGYEFSHESDRFWRKTRKPVGRACKGTDGNRNFDFHWGEVGASNQGCADTYRGETAFSEPETQAVRDAVLKLKGSCKFYLSLHSYGNYILYPWGWTSELPETWQDIDEVAQAGAAAIKQATGARYTVGSSTNVLYAAAGGSDDWAFAVAEVPISITMELPGGGNGGFNPPASSIKKIVKESWVGIKAMAQKVAQKF is encoded by the exons ATGATTCCAAGGATAATTGTGCCTTTGTTAGCAGTGCTGGCCGTCGTAGCTGCCCGGCGATCGTATGAAGG gtaCAAGGTGTACGGAGTGGTACAAGAAACAGCAGAAGAAGCAGAAATTCTTCATCAGATCCAGCTGGCGAACCCGGATTTGGACTTCTGGCACCTGAGTAAGCAACTAGGTGATGAAGCAAAGGTTCTTGTCGCTCCCAAAGACCAGCGATCGTTCCTCATCAAACTCGTTAAAAATGGATTACACTATCAAGAAATCATTCCAAATGTGGAGAG tACTATTGCTCCCTACAGCGAACCGCTGCAACGTGGCATTCACAAGGACGGCAATATTTTGAACAGTTATCTTCGACACGATGAAATCAATGCTTATTTGCAAGCCCTAGCACTGAAACACTCTTCTCTGGTTAAGGTCCAAGAAGCGGGAACATCACATGAAGGTCGTTCAATCAAGACAATCACGATCAACGACAAACCTGGCAATGCGGTAGTTTTCCTGGACGCCGGAATCCATGCTCGCGAGTGGATCGCACCATCCACTGCGTTGTACGCAATCCAGCAGCTCGTGGAGAATGCCAATGAAAACCAAGACGTTCTTTCGAACCTAACCTGGGTTATTATGCCCGTTGTGAATCCCGATGGGTACGAGTTTTCACATGAGTCAGACCGCTTCTGGCGTAAGACACGGAAACCGGTTGGCAGAGCCTGCAAGGGCACTGACGGAAATCGCAATTTTGATTTCCATTGGGGAGAAGTTGGAGCATCCAATCAAGGTTGTGCCGATACTTATCGTGGGGAAACGGCATTTTCCGAGCCGGAAACCCAAGCTGTCCGGGATGCTGTGCTTAAGCTGAAGGGAAGTTGCAAGTTCTATCTGTCATTGCACTCGTACGGAAACTACATACTCTATCCGTGGGGGTGGACCAGTGAGCTTCCAGAAACCTGGCAGGATATTGATGAGGTAGCACAAGCTGGAGCAGCCGCCATCAAACAAGCCACCGGAGCAAGATACACGGTCGGTAGCTCAACCAATGTCCTGTACGCTGCAGCAGGTGGAAGTGATGACTGGGCGTTTGCTGTTGCAGAAGTACCTATTTCGATCACCATGGAGCTGCCCGGTGGAGGAAATGGTGGATTTAATCCTCCTGCCTCTTCGATTAAGAAAATTGTTAAGGAAAGCTGGGTGGGCATCAAAGCAATGGCTCAGAAGGTAGCCCAGAAGTTCTGA
- the LOC134215595 gene encoding carboxypeptidase B1-like, translating to MFRFAFLLFYATISIDMATTISAACDRALKLYGVVPKSEGQLQYLASLSAYNESLDFWLLTTNLNEEAHVLVPAEHDTQFRNDLVKYHFKYFVKNPNISGCADINQRSERKAQYRAQESLDFTKRYLSYSDINRYIEYLGRKYADLVTVTNVGKSYEGRTLKTVTIAKGQPSTAILIDAGIHAREWIAPATALYVINRLVQHANENRDLLNNLTWIILPLVNPDGYEYSLKTNKLWRKTRQPFRRCVGTDGNRNFNFHWGEKGASKYECVNTFAGSRPFSEPETQVVRDLLLTNNESVKFYLSLHSYGRMLLYPWGYKKDLPRQWRNMDNVARAGASAMQRVHRVDYRIGGAATVLYEAAGASDDYALAVARIPIAITMELPGDENGFHPAESKIGRFVEEAFTGIRAMALKMVQMQV from the exons ATGTTTCGGTTTGCCTTTCTGCTGTTTTATGCCACTATCAGCATCGATATGGCAACCACGATCAGTGCAGCGTGCGACAG GGCACTGAAACTTTACGGTGTTGTGCCGAAATCCGAAGGCCAACTGCAATATTTAGCATCGCTTAGTGCGTACAACGAATCGCTAGATTTCTGGTTACTCACGACAAATTTGAATGAAGAAGCACACGTCCTAGTTCCTGCTGAACACGATACACAATTTCGGAATGATTTAGTGAAATATcactttaaatattttgttaaaaatcCAAACATCAGTGGATGCGCAGACATAAATCAGAGGTCAGAGCGTAAAGCGCAGTATCGAGCACAAGAGTCGTTGGATTTCACCAAAAGATATTTGAGCTACTCTGACATTAACAGATATATCGAATATCTTGGACGGAAATACGCGGACTTGGTCACCGTAACCAACGTGGGGAAGTCGTACGAAGGAAGGACGCTCAAGACAGTCACCATTGCCAAGGGTCAGCCATCCACAGCAATACTCATAGATGCCGGCATCCATGCCAGAGAGTGGATTGCCCCTGCCACTGCCCTTTACGTAATTAATCGGTTGGTACAACACGCGAATGAAAATCGTGACTTGCTGAATAATCTCACGTGGATTATTCTGCCACTAGTGAATCCAGATGGCTACGAATACTCACTCAAAACTAATAAACTTTGGCGCAAAACGAGACAGCCATTTAGACGCTGCGTTGGGACAGATGGTAATCGGAACTTCAACTTTCACTGGGGTGAGAAAGGTGCTTCTAAATACGAGTGCGTCAATACCTTTGCCGGGTCGAGACCTTTTTCTGAACCCGAAACACAAGTTGTTCGAGATCTGCTGCTAACCAATAATGAGTCAGTTAAATTCTACCTTTCGTTGCACTCTTACGGTCGAATGCTGCTCTATCCGTGGGGTTACAAGAAAGATCTTCCCCGGCAGTGGAGGAATATGGATAATGTAGCACGAGCCGGGGCGTCTGCCATGCAGCGTGTACACAGGGTGGATTATCGAATAGGTGGAGCAGCAACAGTTCTGTACGAGGCGGCCGGTGCCAGTGATGATTACGCACTAGCCGTGGCACGAATTCCGATCGCTATCACAATGGAACTGCCGGGCGATGAGAATGGGTTTCATCCGGCAGAGTCGAAGATTGGCAGATTCGTTGAAGAGGCTTTCACGGGAATACGAGCAATGGCACTCAAGATGGTACAAATGCAGGTGTGA